A window of Ruminococcus champanellensis 18P13 = JCM 17042 contains these coding sequences:
- a CDS encoding HPr family phosphocarrier protein, with amino-acid sequence MKQFVYTITDENGIHARPAGQLVQAAKAYESEITLTKGDKTASAKKLFALMGLGVKQGDPVTVTVEGSDEAEAAAGVEAFLKANL; translated from the coding sequence ATGAAACAGTTTGTGTATACCATTACGGACGAGAACGGCATCCACGCAAGACCTGCCGGGCAGTTGGTGCAGGCTGCAAAGGCATACGAAAGCGAGATCACCCTGACCAAGGGGGACAAAACCGCCAGCGCCAAGAAGCTGTTTGCTCTGATGGGACTGGGGGTCAAGCAGGGGGATCCGGTAACAGTGACCGTGGAGGGATCGGACGAAGCAGAGGCTGCTGCCGGGGTAGAAGCCTTTCTCAAAGCAAATCTGTAA
- a CDS encoding pyridoxamine 5'-phosphate oxidase family protein codes for MRRTDRQMDRDSAWQAVDACSFGTVSMLLPEGEPYCVPLSIARIGETLYFHCAQEGLKLKALRKHPAVCVSCVGMAEPVHDKFTTRYTSAILTGTAREVTDEAEKIRALRAICEKYTPENMSRFDAAIAQSLSRTGIWRIDVTGITGKCKK; via the coding sequence ATGCGGCGAACAGACCGGCAGATGGACAGGGATTCTGCCTGGCAGGCAGTGGACGCATGCAGCTTCGGCACGGTTTCCATGCTCCTGCCGGAAGGTGAACCCTACTGTGTGCCCCTTTCCATTGCACGGATCGGAGAAACCCTGTACTTTCACTGTGCCCAGGAGGGACTGAAGCTGAAGGCGCTGCGGAAGCATCCGGCAGTGTGCGTCAGCTGCGTGGGTATGGCGGAGCCGGTGCATGACAAATTCACCACCCGGTATACCTCAGCCATTCTCACCGGCACAGCCCGGGAGGTTACGGATGAGGCGGAAAAGATCCGGGCACTTCGGGCGATCTGTGAAAAGTATACCCCGGAGAATATGTCCCGGTTCGATGCCGCCATTGCGCAAAGCCTGTCCCGCACGGGCATCTGGCGGATCGATGTGACGGGTATTACGGGCAAATGCAAAAAATAA